A window of the Nocardia sp. NBC_01329 genome harbors these coding sequences:
- a CDS encoding nuclear transport factor 2 family protein: MKDTVTTYLRTWNTTDATARTELLARHWAPEASYVDPLAEAVGRDAIGATIGAVHEQFPGFVFTPVGEPDTHHRQVRFQWGLGPANAEPVIIGFDVLVTDEQGRIATVLGFLDKVPG, encoded by the coding sequence ATGAAAGACACAGTCACCACCTACCTGCGGACCTGGAACACCACCGACGCGACCGCCCGGACCGAACTACTGGCCCGGCACTGGGCGCCGGAGGCCTCCTACGTCGATCCGCTCGCCGAGGCTGTCGGCCGCGATGCGATCGGCGCGACCATCGGCGCGGTGCACGAGCAGTTCCCCGGGTTCGTCTTCACCCCGGTCGGGGAGCCCGACACCCACCACCGCCAGGTCCGGTTCCAGTGGGGCCTGGGGCCTGCGAATGCCGAACCCGTGATCATCGGCTTCGATGTCCTGGTCACCGACGAGCAGGGCCGGATCGCTACGGTGCTCGGCTTCCTGGACAAGGTGCCGGGCTGA
- a CDS encoding helix-turn-helix domain-containing protein: protein MISDTEPSVGGLLKSWRERRRLSQLQLASQAEVSTRHLSFVETGRSRPTREMVEHLAGHLDVPLRERNELLLAAGYAPSYGQRDVNAPELRSVMDAFRLLLDAHLPHPALVLDRCWDVVDRNIATDVLLEGCAPELLEPPVNAIRISLHPRGLAPRIRNLGQWRDHLLGQVRSRLAATGDIRLKALLDEVSAYPCHDSGARARTDVVVPLRLRVGDAEFSFFSITASALSATDVTIDELHIEAFYPADDVTARVFRAG, encoded by the coding sequence CTGATCTCGGATACCGAACCCTCGGTCGGCGGGCTGCTGAAGTCCTGGCGGGAGCGGCGCCGGTTGAGTCAGCTGCAGCTCGCTTCGCAGGCCGAGGTGTCCACCCGCCACCTCAGCTTCGTGGAGACCGGTCGTTCGCGGCCCACCCGGGAGATGGTCGAGCACCTGGCCGGGCATCTGGACGTTCCGCTGCGCGAACGCAACGAACTGTTGCTCGCGGCCGGATACGCGCCGAGCTACGGCCAGCGCGATGTGAACGCACCGGAGTTGCGTTCGGTGATGGACGCCTTCCGGCTCCTGCTCGACGCGCATCTACCGCATCCGGCACTGGTGCTGGACCGGTGCTGGGATGTGGTCGACCGCAACATCGCCACCGATGTGCTGCTCGAAGGATGCGCCCCCGAATTACTCGAACCGCCGGTCAATGCCATCCGGATCTCCTTGCATCCCCGTGGTTTGGCGCCGCGTATCCGCAACCTCGGTCAGTGGCGCGACCATCTACTCGGCCAGGTCCGTAGCCGGCTGGCGGCCACCGGTGATATCCGGCTGAAAGCGCTGCTGGACGAGGTATCCGCCTACCCCTGCCACGACAGCGGTGCGCGGGCGCGGACCGATGTCGTGGTACCCCTCCGGCTGCGGGTGGGTGACGCGGAGTTCTCGTTCTTCAGCATCACCGCCTCGGCTCTGTCGGCCACCGACGTCACCATCGACGAACTCCATATCGAAGCCTTCTACCCGGCCGACGACGTGACCGCCCGGGTGTTCCGCGCGGGTTGA
- a CDS encoding NAD(P)-dependent oxidoreductase: protein MRIAVFGATGTVGQHIVEQALARGYEVTALTRDAARITRTHENLRIVEGDVLDPGAVERVVFGQDAVLVALGNGRKGVVRAQGTRTIIEAMNRTGVKRLICQSTLGVGDSRANLDFLWKYIMFGLLLRPAYADHQQQETHVRASGLDWTIVRPSAFTDGPRTGTYRRGFGGKETGLSLKIARADIAEFLLDQVTDRTYVHRAPGISN, encoded by the coding sequence ATGCGAATCGCGGTTTTCGGAGCGACCGGTACGGTCGGACAGCACATCGTCGAGCAGGCGCTGGCACGTGGATACGAGGTCACCGCGCTCACCCGGGATGCCGCCCGGATCACCCGGACCCACGAGAATCTGCGCATCGTGGAAGGCGATGTGCTCGATCCGGGGGCGGTCGAACGGGTGGTCTTCGGCCAGGACGCCGTCCTGGTGGCACTGGGCAACGGACGTAAGGGTGTGGTGCGGGCGCAGGGCACCCGCACGATTATCGAAGCGATGAACCGCACAGGGGTGAAAAGGCTCATCTGCCAGTCCACGCTGGGAGTGGGCGACAGTCGCGCCAATCTGGACTTCCTGTGGAAATACATCATGTTCGGACTGCTGCTGCGCCCGGCCTATGCCGATCACCAGCAGCAAGAGACCCATGTGCGGGCCAGTGGCCTGGATTGGACCATTGTGCGGCCCAGCGCCTTCACCGACGGCCCGCGGACCGGCACCTATCGGCGCGGATTCGGTGGGAAGGAGACCGGGCTCAGCCTGAAGATCGCCCGGGCCGATATCGCGGAGTTCCTGCTCGACCAGGTCACCGACCGTACCTATGTGCACAGGGCTCCCGGTATCTCCAACTGA
- the thiC gene encoding phosphomethylpyrimidine synthase ThiC, translating into MTTTPVDSVTTGPIEGSVKHYRDVDGLRIPVRRIELTNGESFDVYDTSGPYTDDAAAIDLEAGLPALRDSWERPAVAGPHTQLAWARAGIVTAEMRFVAAREGVAPEVVRAEVAAGRAVIPANHRHPELEPTVIGKKFLVKINANIGNSAVSSSIAEEVEKMVWATRWGADTIMDLSTGRNIHETREWILRNSPVPVGTVPIYQALEKVNGDPAALTWEIYRDTVIEQCEQGVDYMTVHAGVLLRYVPLTAKRVTGIVSRGGSIMAAWCLAHHQESFLYTHFEELCEILARYDVTFSLGDGLRPGSIADANDEAQFAELRTLGELTKVAKSHGVQVMIEGPGHVPMHKIVENVRLEEELCEEAPFYTLGPLATDIAPAYDHITSAIGAAIIAQAGTAMLCYVTPKEHLGLPDRDDVKTGVITYKIAAHAADLAKGHPHAQRRDDELSKARFEFRWRDQFALSLDPDTAREYHDETMPAEPAKTAHFCSMCGPKFCSMRISADVREYAEKNNLTDVDAIEAGMAEKSAEFAETGKRVYLPVVS; encoded by the coding sequence ATGACGACCACACCTGTCGATTCCGTGACCACGGGTCCGATCGAGGGCAGCGTCAAGCACTACCGGGATGTCGACGGTCTGCGCATCCCGGTCCGCCGGATCGAGCTGACCAATGGCGAGAGTTTCGATGTCTACGACACCTCCGGGCCGTACACCGACGATGCGGCGGCCATCGACCTCGAGGCCGGGCTGCCCGCTCTCCGAGACAGCTGGGAAAGGCCGGCTGTGGCCGGACCGCACACTCAGCTGGCCTGGGCGCGGGCCGGGATCGTGACGGCGGAGATGCGGTTCGTCGCCGCCCGTGAGGGTGTCGCGCCGGAGGTCGTGCGCGCGGAGGTCGCGGCGGGGCGGGCGGTCATCCCGGCCAACCACCGGCATCCGGAGCTGGAGCCGACCGTTATCGGCAAGAAGTTCCTGGTGAAGATCAACGCCAATATCGGCAACTCGGCCGTCTCGTCCTCGATCGCCGAGGAGGTCGAGAAGATGGTGTGGGCGACCAGATGGGGTGCCGATACCATCATGGATCTGTCGACCGGTAGGAACATCCACGAGACCCGCGAGTGGATCCTGCGCAACTCCCCCGTACCGGTCGGCACGGTGCCGATCTATCAGGCACTGGAGAAGGTGAACGGTGATCCGGCCGCGCTCACCTGGGAGATCTACCGCGACACCGTGATCGAGCAGTGTGAACAGGGCGTCGATTACATGACGGTGCACGCGGGGGTGCTGCTGCGGTATGTGCCGCTCACCGCGAAACGGGTCACCGGCATCGTGTCGCGGGGCGGTTCCATCATGGCCGCGTGGTGTCTGGCCCATCATCAGGAATCGTTCCTGTACACCCATTTCGAGGAACTCTGCGAGATATTGGCCCGCTACGACGTCACGTTCTCACTGGGTGACGGCCTGCGGCCCGGGTCGATCGCCGATGCCAACGATGAGGCCCAGTTCGCCGAACTCCGCACGCTCGGCGAGCTGACCAAGGTCGCGAAATCGCACGGCGTCCAGGTGATGATCGAGGGACCCGGCCATGTGCCGATGCACAAGATCGTGGAGAACGTGCGGCTGGAGGAGGAGCTGTGCGAAGAGGCTCCCTTCTACACGCTCGGGCCGCTGGCCACTGATATCGCGCCCGCCTACGACCACATCACCTCGGCCATCGGCGCCGCGATCATCGCGCAGGCCGGGACCGCGATGCTGTGCTACGTGACTCCGAAGGAACATCTCGGTCTGCCCGATCGCGATGATGTGAAGACCGGCGTCATCACCTACAAGATCGCCGCCCATGCGGCCGATCTCGCCAAGGGACATCCGCACGCGCAACGCCGAGACGACGAATTGTCCAAGGCGCGTTTCGAATTCCGCTGGCGCGACCAGTTCGCCCTGTCGCTGGATCCGGATACCGCGCGCGAGTATCACGACGAGACGATGCCCGCAGAGCCGGCGAAGACGGCACATTTCTGTTCGATGTGCGGTCCGAAGTTCTGCTCTATGCGGATCTCGGCGGATGTGCGCGAATACGCGGAGAAGAACAATCTGACCGATGTCGATGCGATCGAGGCGGGTATGGCGGAGAAGTCGGCCGAATTCGCGGAAACGGGCAAGCGGGTGTATCTGCCGGTGGTGTCCTGA
- a CDS encoding Uma2 family endonuclease, with the protein MTLSHGSLMTVDEFEELDAAAQRISEGLRLEYLSGLLAAKARPDTNHTRVVQWLARFLVPRRSELWLFADRGLRAGRTGGSRVRPDAILAPASAFAGEGEWSDPQPVFMTIEISSRAQHTELRDRLDKPFLYAATGIPLYFLIDRGAAEVSVYSEPDDGRYNTKVTVPFGTDIEIPEPLGVFLATDPLADWL; encoded by the coding sequence GTGACCCTCTCGCATGGATCGCTGATGACCGTCGACGAGTTCGAAGAACTCGACGCCGCTGCTCAGCGGATTTCCGAAGGGCTGCGGCTCGAATACCTGAGCGGCCTACTGGCCGCGAAGGCGCGACCCGATACCAATCACACCCGGGTCGTGCAGTGGCTGGCGCGGTTCCTGGTGCCACGCCGGTCCGAACTGTGGCTTTTCGCCGACCGCGGCTTGCGGGCTGGGCGGACCGGCGGCAGCCGGGTGCGGCCCGATGCGATACTCGCGCCCGCGTCCGCCTTCGCCGGCGAAGGTGAATGGTCGGACCCGCAGCCGGTGTTCATGACCATCGAGATCAGTTCGCGGGCCCAGCACACCGAACTCCGCGACCGGCTCGATAAACCGTTCCTGTACGCGGCCACGGGTATCCCGCTCTACTTCCTCATCGATCGGGGCGCCGCGGAAGTGAGCGTGTACAGCGAACCGGACGACGGACGCTACAACACAAAGGTGACCGTGCCCTTCGGGACCGATATCGAAATCCCGGAGCCGCTCGGGGTCTTCCTGGCCACCGATCCGCTCGCGGACTGGCTGTAG
- a CDS encoding exodeoxyribonuclease III: protein MRLATWNVNSIRSRQDRVLAWLDRQDIDVLAIQETKCRDDQFPFERFAEAGYEVAHVGLNQWNGVAIVSRVGLDDVEIGFPDQPGFDRDAADTLIPSPTVEARALGATCGGVRIWSLYVPNGRSLTDPHYEYKLAWLAVLRDYAARRLAADPEVRAALVGDWNIAPTDDDVWSPEFFSGRTHVSQPERDAFTAITDIGFTDVMRPFAPGPGVYTYWDYTQLRFPRKEGMRIDFVLASPALAATIVDAGVDREERKGKGASDHAPVIAEFTD from the coding sequence TTGCGACTGGCCACCTGGAACGTCAATTCGATCCGATCTCGGCAGGACCGGGTGCTGGCCTGGCTGGATCGCCAGGATATCGACGTACTCGCGATCCAGGAGACGAAATGCCGCGACGACCAGTTCCCGTTCGAGCGTTTCGCCGAGGCCGGGTACGAGGTGGCCCATGTGGGGTTGAACCAGTGGAACGGGGTCGCGATCGTCTCCCGGGTAGGTCTCGACGATGTGGAGATCGGGTTCCCGGATCAGCCCGGGTTCGATCGTGACGCCGCCGATACCCTCATCCCCTCTCCGACCGTGGAGGCGCGCGCCCTGGGCGCTACTTGTGGCGGGGTCCGGATTTGGAGCCTGTACGTGCCCAACGGCCGGTCGCTGACCGACCCCCACTACGAGTACAAGCTCGCTTGGCTGGCCGTGTTGCGCGATTACGCCGCCCGCCGACTGGCTGCCGACCCGGAGGTGAGGGCAGCGCTGGTCGGGGATTGGAATATCGCGCCCACCGACGACGATGTGTGGTCGCCGGAGTTCTTCTCCGGCAGAACCCATGTTTCCCAACCGGAACGGGATGCGTTCACCGCGATCACCGATATCGGTTTCACCGATGTGATGCGACCGTTCGCGCCCGGCCCGGGGGTGTACACCTACTGGGATTACACCCAGCTGCGGTTCCCTCGGAAGGAAGGGATGCGTATCGATTTCGTCCTGGCCTCCCCCGCCTTGGCCGCGACGATCGTCGATGCCGGAGTGGACCGGGAAGAACGCAAAGGCAAGGGCGCCAGCGATCACGCCCCGGTGATCGCCGAGTTCACCGACTGA